One Dama dama isolate Ldn47 chromosome 18, ASM3311817v1, whole genome shotgun sequence DNA window includes the following coding sequences:
- the GIMAP4 gene encoding GTPase IMAP family member 4, translated as MAAQYLSEHRTSHGLAYPGDSQLRLVLVGKTGAGKSATGNSILREKVFLSIPSPVSITKHCEKGNSTWRGREIVVVDTPGLFDTDVPDVETVKEITRCMVLTSPGPHALLLVIPLGPYTPEDQKATEKILTMFGERAREHMILLFTRKDDIGGMDFHDYLKYAPTAIQELIRKFRDRYCVFNNNATGAEQENQREQLLALVQDVVDKCNGRYYTNSLYQKTEEEIQKQIQVLLENYRAELERAKAQIKQEFEEEIRKLKDELEQQKRTVHMERQLAEREAYWVSRQQTARDDVLSQNEILETIFTLLRVASFVFTLFRD; from the exons ATGGCAGCCCAGTACCTCAGCGAACACAGGACCAGCCATG GGCTTGCATACCCCGGAGATTCCCAGCTGAGACTTGTCTTAGTGGGTAAGACTGGGGCAGGAAAAAGTGCAACAGGAAACAGCATCCTCAGAGAGAAAGTGTTTCTGTCTATCCCTTCACCTGTATCCATCACCAAGCACTGTGAGAAAGGAAACAGCACCTGGAGGGGGAGAGAAATTGTTGTCGTAGACACACCTGGCCTCTTTGACACAGACGTCCCAGATGTTGAGACTGTCAAGGAGATTACCCGCTGCATGGTGCTGACCTCCCCGGGGCCTCACGCTCTGCTTCTGGTCATCCCACTGGGCCCTTACACGCCAGAAGACCAGAAAGCCACAGAGAAGATCCTGACGATGTTTGGAGAGAGAGCTAGGGAACACATGATTCTCTTATTCACCCGGAAAGATGACATAGGCGGCATGGATTTCCATGATTACTTAAAGTATGCTCCTACAGCCATCCAAGAGCTGATTCGCAAGTTCAGAGATCGCTACTGTGTTTTCAATAACAACGCCACAGGAGCTGAGCAGGAGAACCAGAGGGAGCAGCTGCTGGCCCTGGTCCAGGATGTGGTGGACAAGTGCAATGGGAGATACTACACGAATAGCCTGTATCAGAAGACCGAGGAGGAGATTCAGAAACAAATCCAAGTGTTACTAGAAAATTACAGAGCAGAGCTTGAGAGAGCGAAAGCTCAGATAAAACAGGAGTTCGAAGAGGAAATCAGAAAGCTGAAGGATGAACTAGAACAGCAAAAGCGGACGGTGCACATGGAAAGGCAATTGGCAGAAAGGGAGGCTTACTGGGTTTCAAGGCAGCAAACAGCCAGAGATGATGTTTTGAGTCAGAATGAGATACTTGAAACCATCTTTACCTTGTTACGGGTTGCTTCCTTTGTCTTCACTCTGTTTAGGGATTAA